One genomic region from Phytoactinopolyspora mesophila encodes:
- a CDS encoding mycoredoxin — translation MSQFTMYSTPWCGYCHRLKGILNRDGLTFDEVDIEADPRSAELVMSLNKGNATVPTLVFADGSALTNPHPNEVRAKLAELAATR, via the coding sequence ATGTCGCAGTTCACCATGTACAGCACCCCGTGGTGCGGCTACTGCCATCGTTTGAAGGGCATCCTGAACAGGGATGGCCTCACCTTCGACGAGGTGGATATCGAGGCCGACCCGAGATCCGCTGAACTGGTCATGAGCCTCAACAAGGGCAACGCGACCGTGCCGACCCTGGTATTCGCGGATGGCAGCGCGCTGACCAACCCGCACCCGAACGAGGTCAGGGCGAAACTGGCGGAGCTTGCCGCCACTCGGTGA
- a CDS encoding ATP-binding cassette domain-containing protein codes for MTQAETATEWIRVTGAREHNLADVTVGIPKRQLTVVTGVSGSGKSSLVFDTVAAEAQRQLNETFTAFARGFLPSYGHPDVDMIENLSAAIVVDQHRLGGGSRSTVGTITDIAPLLRLLFSRAGEPYVGYSNEFSFNKPEGMCPDCEGLGEIVDIDMETFIDPAKSLNDGGLLAPLFKVDTWVWQIYVSSGRFDPDKQIGEYTDDERHALLEATEGSVPIGDDGQQMNASYEGAAAKFRRLYIQRDAAEMAERTRRMAAEFTTSVTCPACHGARLKPAALACRVSGYGIAELSSMEAAELVKVLAGLNIENVAPVVDALTHRVQHLVDIGLGYLSLDRPTGTLSGGESQRIKLVRHLASTLTDMLYVFDEPSVGLHARDVHRLTDLLMKLRDNGNTVLVVEHDRDVIAAADHVIDIGPGAGADGGHVVFTGTVDELKAAPTLTGRHIEARPTPKPHPRKPTGMLPVTNARVHNLQNVSLELPTGVLTAVTGVAGSGKSSLIHGVFCVQHPGAVVVDQSAPTANRRSNTATYTGALDPIRRAFARANGVSPSLFSANSTGACETCQGAGVIYTDLAFLEGVTSTCDSCHGRRFTDEVLAYHLDGATISDVLEMPVAEALKFFAGQRKVQPILQAVVDVGLDYLRLGQPLTSLSGGECQRIKLATELHREGAVYVLDEPTTGLHLSDIERLLEVLDRLVERGSTVIVIEHDLDVIAHADWIVDLGPDGGSGGGRVVFEGTAAQLLEAPDSHTGEYLRRAVAA; via the coding sequence ATGACCCAGGCAGAGACCGCCACCGAATGGATTCGCGTCACGGGCGCACGCGAGCACAACTTGGCCGACGTCACGGTCGGCATACCGAAACGGCAGCTGACCGTGGTCACCGGCGTCTCCGGATCAGGGAAGTCGTCACTGGTCTTCGACACCGTCGCCGCGGAGGCGCAGCGGCAGCTCAACGAGACATTCACCGCATTCGCCCGCGGCTTCCTGCCGAGCTACGGGCATCCCGACGTCGACATGATCGAGAATCTCTCCGCCGCGATCGTCGTCGACCAGCACCGGCTCGGCGGCGGCTCACGCTCAACGGTCGGCACGATCACCGACATCGCGCCGCTGCTGCGGCTGCTCTTCTCCCGCGCCGGCGAACCTTACGTCGGCTACTCCAACGAGTTCTCCTTCAACAAGCCCGAAGGCATGTGTCCGGACTGCGAAGGGCTCGGCGAGATCGTCGACATCGACATGGAGACGTTCATCGACCCGGCCAAGTCTCTCAACGACGGCGGCCTGCTGGCACCGCTGTTCAAGGTCGACACGTGGGTCTGGCAGATCTACGTCAGCTCCGGGCGCTTCGACCCCGACAAGCAGATCGGCGAATACACCGACGACGAGCGCCACGCCCTCCTGGAAGCAACCGAAGGCTCCGTACCGATCGGCGACGACGGCCAGCAGATGAATGCGTCCTACGAGGGCGCGGCCGCCAAGTTCCGGCGCCTGTACATCCAGCGAGACGCCGCCGAGATGGCCGAGCGGACCCGCCGGATGGCGGCTGAGTTCACCACGTCGGTCACCTGCCCCGCATGCCACGGTGCGCGCTTGAAGCCAGCTGCTCTGGCCTGCCGGGTATCCGGCTACGGCATCGCGGAACTGTCCTCGATGGAAGCCGCCGAATTGGTGAAGGTGCTGGCCGGGCTGAACATCGAGAACGTGGCGCCAGTGGTCGACGCCCTCACCCACCGGGTGCAGCATCTCGTGGACATCGGTCTCGGCTACCTGAGCCTGGACCGGCCCACCGGCACCCTCTCCGGCGGCGAGTCACAACGAATCAAGCTGGTCCGCCATCTGGCCAGCACTCTTACCGACATGCTGTATGTCTTCGACGAGCCCAGCGTCGGACTGCACGCACGCGACGTGCACCGACTGACAGACCTGCTGATGAAGCTCCGCGACAACGGCAACACTGTGCTTGTGGTCGAGCACGACCGTGATGTCATCGCGGCAGCGGATCATGTCATCGACATCGGCCCTGGAGCCGGCGCCGACGGCGGGCACGTCGTGTTCACCGGTACTGTTGACGAGCTCAAAGCCGCCCCGACACTCACCGGCCGGCACATCGAAGCCCGCCCCACCCCCAAGCCGCATCCACGCAAGCCCACCGGGATGCTGCCGGTCACCAACGCGCGGGTACACAATCTCCAGAACGTCAGCCTCGAGTTGCCCACCGGCGTGCTGACCGCCGTCACCGGGGTGGCCGGCTCCGGGAAGTCGTCCCTGATCCACGGCGTGTTCTGTGTGCAACATCCCGGCGCCGTCGTCGTCGATCAATCCGCCCCGACGGCCAATCGCCGGTCGAACACCGCGACCTACACCGGCGCGCTCGATCCGATCCGCCGGGCGTTCGCCCGGGCCAACGGGGTCAGCCCGTCGTTGTTCAGCGCCAACTCGACCGGAGCCTGCGAGACCTGTCAGGGTGCGGGCGTCATCTATACCGACCTCGCGTTCCTGGAAGGGGTCACGTCCACGTGCGACTCCTGTCATGGACGCCGGTTCACCGACGAGGTCCTCGCCTACCATCTCGACGGAGCTACCATCAGCGACGTCCTCGAGATGCCGGTTGCCGAGGCCCTGAAGTTCTTCGCCGGCCAACGCAAGGTACAACCCATCCTCCAGGCTGTCGTCGACGTCGGTCTCGACTACCTTCGCCTCGGACAGCCTCTGACCAGCTTGTCCGGAGGTGAATGCCAGCGGATCAAGCTGGCGACAGAGCTGCACCGAGAGGGTGCGGTCTACGTCCTGGACGAGCCCACCACAGGTCTGCATCTCTCCGACATCGAGCGGTTGCTCGAAGTCTTGGACCGGCTGGTCGAGCGCGGCAGCACCGTGATCGTCATCGAACACGATCTCGATGTGATCGCCCATGCCGACTGGATCGTCGATCTCGGGCCCGACGGCGGTAGCGGAGGCGGGCGAGTCGTGTTCGAGGGCACAGCTGCACAACTGCTCGAGGCACCGGACTCTCACACCGGCGAGTACCTCCGGCGCGCCGTCGCGGCCTGA
- a CDS encoding haloacid dehalogenase type II: MANINDIEVVVFDILGTLLDQSSGLRAGIREALPGCDAATVEELLFLWQRHVELEQQRIARGQRAYVNTDFIDAEAARRVAEHAGLTDPGAINRLATAGQRLPPWDDSVAGLDRLTQRFLVIGLSNASRTALLRLNARAGLRWHQALSAETVLAYKPAPEVYQLAVDTAGCRAENMLMVAAHAWDLRGAQEAGMRTAYVQRPGGDPPAGSDTFDWRFNGLDELVNTLFAGQPVSAARHGGRRP; this comes from the coding sequence CTTCGAGCGGGGATTCGCGAGGCCTTGCCCGGGTGCGACGCCGCAACTGTCGAAGAGTTGCTCTTCTTGTGGCAGCGACATGTCGAACTCGAGCAGCAACGCATCGCCCGCGGGCAGCGGGCCTACGTGAACACTGATTTCATCGACGCAGAGGCCGCGCGACGCGTAGCCGAACATGCCGGCCTCACCGATCCAGGGGCCATCAACCGGCTGGCTACCGCTGGTCAGCGGTTGCCTCCCTGGGACGACTCTGTCGCGGGGCTCGACCGCCTCACGCAGCGGTTCCTCGTGATCGGGCTCTCCAACGCCAGCCGCACGGCTCTGCTACGACTCAACGCCCGCGCCGGCCTGCGCTGGCACCAGGCGTTGTCTGCCGAGACTGTCCTGGCCTACAAGCCGGCACCGGAGGTCTACCAACTCGCGGTCGACACCGCCGGATGCCGGGCAGAAAACATGCTGATGGTGGCCGCCCACGCCTGGGACCTTCGCGGAGCCCAGGAGGCGGGCATGCGGACCGCATATGTCCAGCGACCAGGCGGGGATCCACCCGCCGGCTCCGACACATTCGACTGGCGGTTCAACGGGCTCGACGAACTGGTCAACACGCTGTTCGCCGGGCAACCTGTCTCAGCCGCACGCCACGGCGGACGACGGCCGTGA
- a CDS encoding NUDIX domain-containing protein produces MTTELTPLRRIAAYAVCSDEQDRILLVRESARSGTPGVWTLPGGGVTQGEQPQSAMAREAASETGVELEVDSIIDVVADTRELRHRGVTLHTDRIIFGTRATNGAALHIHSPMVDEAAWLTVEEASAVQLRPFVAQVLKLPLSAVDLPPEQMPELPGFHIVESNGRPTVQRFAVYGLVRDPFGRVLLTQVAEGYPGAGSWHLPGGGTDFGEQPAHGLLRELEEETAQVGRVRRLLGVASHHEPEQLGPEGFPIDWHGVRPYYDVVVDEPKPLRVVEQGGSTVGARWFTPDEASWLSLTAVTAEAFDAADLSSEIPRR; encoded by the coding sequence GTGACGACTGAGCTGACGCCCCTGCGCCGGATAGCCGCGTATGCGGTCTGCTCCGATGAGCAAGATCGCATTCTGCTCGTGAGGGAGTCGGCGCGCTCCGGCACTCCAGGGGTGTGGACGTTACCCGGCGGCGGGGTCACACAGGGCGAACAGCCGCAGTCGGCGATGGCCCGGGAAGCCGCTTCGGAAACCGGCGTCGAACTCGAGGTGGACTCGATCATCGACGTCGTGGCCGACACCCGTGAACTGCGCCACCGCGGTGTCACACTGCATACCGACCGGATCATCTTCGGTACCCGCGCCACCAACGGCGCCGCCCTCCACATCCACTCGCCCATGGTGGACGAGGCCGCGTGGCTCACCGTGGAGGAGGCATCGGCGGTGCAGCTGCGCCCTTTTGTGGCGCAGGTGCTGAAGCTGCCGTTGTCCGCGGTTGACCTGCCGCCGGAGCAAATGCCTGAGCTTCCGGGTTTTCACATCGTCGAGTCGAACGGAAGACCAACGGTGCAGAGGTTCGCCGTCTACGGGCTGGTGCGTGACCCGTTCGGCCGGGTGCTGCTGACACAGGTGGCCGAGGGTTACCCCGGTGCCGGATCGTGGCATCTTCCCGGCGGCGGAACCGACTTCGGCGAGCAACCGGCCCATGGGCTGCTGCGTGAGCTCGAGGAGGAGACAGCTCAAGTGGGCCGGGTGCGCAGGTTGCTTGGCGTGGCCAGTCACCATGAGCCCGAGCAGCTCGGGCCGGAGGGTTTCCCCATCGACTGGCACGGCGTCCGGCCGTACTACGACGTCGTCGTTGACGAGCCGAAGCCGTTGCGGGTCGTAGAACAGGGCGGCTCCACGGTCGGCGCGCGCTGGTTCACTCCGGACGAGGCGTCGTGGCTGTCGCTGACCGCCGTGACCGCCGAGGCGTTCGACGCGGCTGACCTTTCGAGCGAGATCCCGCGCCGCTGA
- a CDS encoding ATP-dependent DNA helicase UvrD2, with translation MAVPDVLSALDPEQLEVAAALTGPVCVIAGAGTGKTRAITHRIAHGVLTGTFDPRRVLAVTFTTRAAGEMRGRLRSLNVEGVQARTFHSAALRQARYFWPQITGSELPEITRSKLSIVGAAATRCRVATDRAVLRDLASEIEWAKVSNVLAEQYAAAATSAHREVGGVDAETVARVYAAYEDLKSDRGQMDMEDILLAAVGLLDANPGVAEAVRAQYHHFVVDEYQDVSPLQQRLLDLWLGERNDICVVGDAAQTIYSFAGARPDYLLDFPKRYPTAATIRLFRDYRSTPQVVNVANAVLKQAADGAPGMVLEAQRPPGPEAVFLEHADEVAEAEWVAAEAARLVATGVPAREIAVLFRVNAQSENYEQALSDAGIAYVVRGAERFFDRPEVRQAAMLLRGAVRGGDAPDGAPDAAAATAAVLSAAGWSAKPPAGGGATRERWESLAAVVALAEDVVAQRPDAQLADVVAELEARATAQHAPMADGVTLASLHAAKGLEWDAVFVVGVHEGTLPLNYAETPAQIEEERRLLYVGVTRAREHLSVSWSLSRQPGGRGSRRPSRFLDGIRPGNGNRTPVSAPSVKGRNRKAPARCRSCGTALVDAASRKLGRCGDCPSTMDEALFERLREWRLERAQQQKVPAYVVFTDATLTVIAETKPTDEAGLMALPGVGRTKLERYGADVLELCRAAGVR, from the coding sequence ATGGCTGTTCCCGACGTGCTCTCTGCCCTGGACCCCGAGCAGCTCGAGGTAGCAGCCGCGCTGACCGGCCCGGTGTGTGTCATCGCAGGTGCGGGCACCGGTAAGACGCGTGCCATCACCCACCGCATCGCGCACGGCGTGCTGACCGGCACGTTCGATCCGCGGCGCGTGCTGGCTGTCACGTTCACCACGCGGGCGGCGGGAGAGATGCGTGGGCGGTTGCGCTCACTGAACGTCGAGGGTGTGCAGGCGCGCACCTTCCACTCGGCGGCGCTACGGCAAGCTCGTTACTTCTGGCCGCAGATCACCGGATCGGAGCTGCCGGAGATCACCCGGAGCAAACTGTCGATCGTCGGGGCGGCAGCCACCCGTTGCCGGGTTGCCACCGACCGGGCTGTTCTCCGTGACCTGGCCTCAGAGATCGAATGGGCGAAGGTCAGCAACGTTCTGGCTGAGCAGTACGCGGCCGCGGCCACGTCGGCGCACCGCGAAGTCGGCGGCGTCGATGCCGAAACCGTCGCGCGGGTCTACGCGGCGTACGAAGACCTCAAGTCCGACCGCGGGCAGATGGACATGGAAGACATTCTGCTGGCTGCCGTTGGTCTGCTCGATGCCAATCCAGGCGTGGCCGAGGCGGTCCGGGCTCAATACCACCACTTTGTGGTCGACGAGTATCAAGACGTGTCGCCGCTGCAGCAACGGCTGCTCGACCTATGGCTCGGAGAACGAAACGACATCTGCGTCGTGGGCGATGCGGCGCAGACCATCTACTCGTTCGCCGGCGCCCGGCCTGATTACCTGCTGGACTTTCCCAAGCGGTACCCCACCGCGGCCACTATCAGGCTGTTCCGGGATTACCGTTCCACGCCGCAGGTGGTGAACGTCGCCAACGCGGTCCTGAAGCAGGCTGCGGACGGTGCGCCGGGCATGGTGCTCGAAGCGCAGCGCCCACCTGGCCCGGAGGCTGTCTTTCTCGAGCATGCCGACGAGGTAGCCGAAGCCGAATGGGTGGCAGCTGAAGCGGCACGGCTCGTCGCAACCGGGGTTCCGGCGCGGGAGATCGCGGTGCTTTTCCGGGTCAACGCCCAATCCGAGAACTACGAGCAGGCGCTCTCCGATGCCGGCATCGCCTACGTGGTGCGGGGGGCTGAGCGTTTCTTCGACCGGCCGGAGGTCCGCCAGGCGGCGATGCTTCTGCGGGGGGCTGTCCGTGGCGGTGATGCACCTGATGGCGCTCCTGACGCGGCGGCAGCTACCGCGGCGGTGCTGTCGGCGGCCGGATGGTCGGCCAAGCCGCCCGCCGGAGGCGGTGCCACCCGCGAACGCTGGGAGTCGCTGGCCGCGGTGGTGGCATTGGCCGAAGACGTGGTGGCGCAGCGGCCGGACGCCCAGCTGGCTGACGTCGTCGCCGAGCTCGAGGCCCGGGCCACGGCGCAACACGCGCCCATGGCTGACGGCGTCACGCTGGCGTCATTGCATGCCGCCAAAGGGCTCGAGTGGGATGCGGTCTTCGTCGTAGGGGTCCACGAAGGCACCTTACCGCTGAACTATGCCGAGACTCCGGCTCAGATCGAAGAAGAGCGGCGACTGCTCTATGTCGGTGTGACGCGCGCCCGGGAGCATCTGTCGGTCTCGTGGTCGTTGTCCCGGCAGCCCGGCGGGCGGGGTTCGCGGCGGCCGAGCAGGTTCCTCGACGGCATCCGGCCCGGGAACGGCAACCGGACACCAGTGTCGGCGCCATCGGTCAAGGGCCGGAACCGGAAGGCTCCCGCCAGATGCAGAAGCTGTGGGACGGCGCTGGTCGACGCGGCGTCGCGCAAGCTCGGCCGGTGTGGCGACTGCCCGTCGACCATGGACGAGGCCTTGTTCGAGCGGCTGAGGGAATGGCGGCTGGAGCGAGCTCAGCAGCAGAAGGTGCCGGCCTACGTGGTGTTCACCGACGCCACCTTGACGGTGATCGCCGAGACGAAGCCCACAGACGAAGCCGGCCTGATGGCCCTTCCGGGCGTGGGGCGGACCAAGCTGGAGCGATACGGCGCTGATGTGCTGGAGTTGTGCCGTGCGGCCGGTGTGCGATAG
- the deoD gene encoding purine-nucleoside phosphorylase — MSTHIAAEPGQIAETVLLPGDPLRAEWIATTYLENPVCYTKIRNMLGYTGTYRGQRISVQGTGMGQPSLSIYVHELLAEYGARTLVRVGSCGAMVESVGIRDLVIGLSACTDSSANLLRFQGLDFAPVADFSLARAFVERAESAGVRHHVGQIFSTDAFYMDRPELRDQLTEYGVIAAEMEAAALYTLAAKFGARALAVCTVSDSLVTGEHLPAEERERSFAAMAELTLDAVTG, encoded by the coding sequence GTGAGCACCCATATCGCCGCCGAACCGGGCCAGATCGCAGAGACAGTGCTACTGCCAGGCGATCCACTACGCGCCGAGTGGATCGCCACCACGTATCTGGAGAACCCCGTCTGCTACACGAAGATCCGCAACATGCTGGGTTACACCGGCACGTACCGGGGCCAGCGCATCTCCGTCCAGGGCACCGGCATGGGCCAGCCGTCGCTGTCGATCTATGTACATGAGCTGCTCGCCGAGTACGGCGCGCGCACCCTGGTCCGGGTCGGCTCGTGCGGGGCGATGGTGGAGTCGGTCGGCATCCGGGATCTCGTGATCGGCCTGAGCGCATGCACCGACTCGTCGGCGAATCTCCTGCGGTTCCAGGGCCTCGACTTCGCGCCCGTCGCGGACTTCTCGCTTGCCCGGGCCTTCGTCGAACGCGCGGAGTCGGCCGGGGTCCGGCACCATGTGGGGCAGATATTCAGCACCGACGCCTTCTACATGGATCGCCCGGAACTGCGCGACCAGCTCACCGAGTACGGCGTGATCGCGGCGGAAATGGAAGCGGCAGCGTTGTACACGCTGGCGGCGAAGTTCGGCGCCCGCGCGCTCGCGGTGTGTACGGTCAGCGACAGCCTCGTCACTGGGGAACACCTGCCCGCGGAAGAACGTGAACGCAGCTTCGCCGCGATGGCCGAGCTGACGCTCGACGCCGTCACGGGTTGA
- the nudC gene encoding NAD(+) diphosphatase, with protein sequence MPDEYSLRSPLALSRSTADRAAHLRRDTEWLGKAWSDPATRVLVVDDGRVRVRGDALCFVGPGDAPDGERYLLGVDDDTVYLAVHAPGALGSSDDGGSGTTNPPAAAATLREAGTSLNDRDAGLAVHAIALANWHATHTHCPRCGHPTVVTEAGHVRRCPADGSDHYPRVDPAVIMLVVDENDRCLLGRQRGWPDGRYSTLAGFVEPGETPERAVVREVAEEVGITVNSCRYAGAQPWPFPSSLMLGYYATAAGDAPRPDGDEIEDARWFSRADLEAAWSSGEIRTPTPVSIASRLVEGWFGDTFPARASR encoded by the coding sequence GTGCCCGACGAATACTCCTTGCGTAGCCCGCTCGCCCTCTCCCGATCCACTGCGGACCGGGCCGCGCATCTGCGACGCGACACCGAATGGCTCGGCAAGGCCTGGAGTGACCCGGCGACGCGTGTACTAGTGGTCGACGACGGGCGGGTGCGGGTTCGCGGCGACGCGCTCTGCTTCGTCGGCCCGGGGGACGCGCCGGACGGCGAGCGTTACTTGCTCGGCGTCGACGATGACACCGTTTACCTCGCCGTGCACGCGCCCGGCGCACTCGGGTCATCGGACGACGGCGGTTCGGGCACCACAAACCCGCCGGCCGCGGCAGCCACGCTGCGCGAGGCCGGAACGTCGCTGAATGACCGGGACGCGGGCCTTGCCGTACACGCCATCGCGCTGGCCAACTGGCATGCGACGCACACCCATTGCCCGAGATGCGGGCATCCGACGGTGGTCACCGAGGCCGGGCACGTGCGGCGCTGCCCGGCCGACGGCTCCGATCACTACCCACGGGTGGACCCAGCGGTGATCATGCTGGTGGTCGACGAGAACGACCGATGCCTGCTCGGCCGGCAGCGAGGCTGGCCGGACGGGCGCTACTCCACACTCGCCGGTTTCGTGGAGCCGGGTGAGACACCGGAGCGGGCGGTTGTGCGGGAGGTGGCCGAAGAGGTGGGCATCACGGTCAACAGCTGCCGGTATGCGGGGGCGCAGCCGTGGCCGTTCCCGTCCAGCTTGATGCTCGGGTACTACGCGACCGCAGCCGGCGACGCCCCCCGGCCTGACGGCGACGAGATCGAGGACGCCCGGTGGTTCAGCCGCGCCGACCTGGAAGCGGCTTGGTCCTCTGGCGAGATCAGGACACCGACGCCGGTCTCGATCGCGAGCCGGCTGGTCGAAGGATGGTTCGGCGACACGTTTCCGGCCAGAGCCTCCCGGTGA